A portion of the uncultured Draconibacterium sp. genome contains these proteins:
- a CDS encoding TIM-barrel domain-containing protein, producing the protein MYKQILVLLVLISFLSCGVANKDQMTLQHTTAVADTNVVLPPAWVFGIVYGAYTNQEQSIELVNQIIEHDYPIDAFWIDSWIWDWENQGQGPKKYMDFVGDTVSYPDLKAMCDFMEEKDIKAGMWMWDAIMKTGNEAEYEDFKSKGFFKSEKIRTDGWHNGLRTTIIGDSSKEVKGTWCGDIDFQNPEATAYFQEKVKHFFDQGMDFIKLDKTDAIPVCKAMFETTQKLGKETAGRGFILSHSHGVECEEYKKYPGKWTDDTRADWNVENPNHNFSPWLPRVAFKENLAMYTDTSRHFHKIPFLANDMGGFAIPTDGTIDEELYIRWLEFALFAPITTPFSQPENPTQNIAFKVSKRADKIFRELAHLKMELFPYIYSYAHKARLDGVGVMRPTRMYEYKLGEEIFVAPVYEQGATSRELTLPAGENWVNYWSGQLYKGGQTIEVAAPIHQIPVFIKQGAVIPKREYARSIQSGTNDLLELHIYDGADGIFTLIEDDGTSNDYLKGVYAKTDIQYHTGVKESSVNIYPVEGNYQDMDNTRRWRIILHNTKGLKKATVGSRELGVVSKDDVAIVEVFEADKAKLQKVLLSY; encoded by the coding sequence ATGTATAAACAAATTTTAGTTCTGCTAGTACTGATTAGCTTTTTATCGTGCGGTGTTGCAAATAAAGACCAGATGACTTTGCAGCACACAACAGCTGTAGCCGACACCAATGTAGTATTGCCACCAGCATGGGTATTCGGAATTGTATATGGAGCCTATACCAATCAGGAGCAGAGTATTGAGTTGGTCAATCAGATCATAGAACACGATTACCCCATTGATGCCTTCTGGATTGATTCTTGGATTTGGGATTGGGAAAATCAGGGACAGGGCCCCAAAAAATATATGGACTTTGTGGGCGATACTGTTTCGTACCCTGACTTGAAAGCCATGTGTGATTTCATGGAAGAAAAGGATATTAAAGCAGGGATGTGGATGTGGGATGCCATCATGAAAACGGGTAATGAAGCAGAATATGAAGACTTTAAATCGAAAGGTTTTTTCAAGTCTGAAAAAATTCGCACAGATGGATGGCACAACGGCTTGCGTACCACAATTATTGGAGACAGTAGTAAAGAAGTAAAGGGAACCTGGTGTGGCGATATTGATTTTCAAAATCCAGAGGCAACTGCATATTTCCAGGAAAAAGTAAAACACTTTTTTGATCAGGGAATGGATTTCATAAAATTGGATAAAACAGATGCTATTCCTGTTTGTAAAGCCATGTTTGAAACGACTCAAAAACTGGGAAAAGAAACTGCAGGAAGAGGCTTTATTCTTTCGCATAGTCATGGTGTTGAGTGCGAAGAATATAAAAAATACCCAGGAAAATGGACCGATGACACCCGTGCCGACTGGAATGTTGAAAATCCGAATCATAACTTTTCGCCCTGGTTACCGCGCGTTGCTTTTAAAGAGAATCTAGCCATGTATACCGACACAAGTCGTCATTTTCATAAAATACCATTTTTGGCAAATGACATGGGAGGTTTTGCGATTCCAACTGATGGAACAATCGATGAAGAACTATACATCAGATGGCTCGAATTTGCTTTGTTTGCGCCTATAACAACACCATTTTCACAACCCGAAAATCCGACACAAAACATTGCGTTTAAGGTTTCGAAACGGGCCGATAAAATATTTCGTGAACTGGCTCACCTGAAAATGGAACTGTTCCCATACATCTATTCATATGCCCATAAAGCCAGGCTCGATGGTGTTGGAGTTATGCGTCCTACCCGGATGTATGAATATAAATTGGGTGAAGAAATTTTTGTTGCTCCGGTATACGAACAAGGTGCAACTTCTCGGGAATTAACACTCCCCGCTGGAGAAAACTGGGTGAATTATTGGAGTGGTCAGTTGTACAAAGGAGGGCAAACCATAGAAGTTGCTGCGCCTATTCACCAAATTCCTGTGTTTATTAAACAAGGAGCTGTTATTCCGAAACGCGAATATGCAAGATCAATTCAGTCAGGAACAAATGATTTACTAGAATTGCATATCTATGATGGAGCTGATGGCATATTTACGCTTATTGAAGATGATGGGACAAGTAACGATTACCTTAAAGGTGTTTATGCCAAAACAGATATTCAATACCATACAGGTGTTAAGGAAAGCTCAGTAAATATTTACCCCGTTGAAGGTAATTACCAGGATATGGATAACACCCGCCGATGGAGAATTATTTTGCACAACACCAAAGGATTAAAAAAGGCAACCGTTGGGAGTCGAGAATTAGGAGTTGTTTCGAAAGATGATGTAGCTATTGTTGAGGTGTTTGAAGCCGATAAAGCTAAATTGCAGAAAGTATTGTTGAGTTATTAG